The Peromyscus leucopus breed LL Stock unplaced genomic scaffold, UCI_PerLeu_2.1 scaffold_1325, whole genome shotgun sequence genomic interval gtttctctccagtatgtgttcttttatgtaactGGAGACTCTCTTGATGTGCGAAGAGCTTACCACACTGactacattcataaggtttctctccagtatgtgttcttttatgagcTTGAAGATGAGCATGTCTagaaaaggctttatcacattgattacatttgtagggtttctctccagtatgtgttcttttatgcttttgtaAATTACTGTAttgtgaaaaggctttatcacattgaatacatttgtatggtttctctccagtatgtgttcttttatgttcttGAAGACTATTGTGATGTGCAAAGCCTTTACCACATTCATtgcattcataaggtttctctccagtatgagtcCTTTTATGTCTTTGGAGATTCCTTTGACATacaaaggctttcccacactcattacattcatagggtttctctccagaatgagtCCTTTTATGTATTTCGAGACTCTTTTGACAtaaaaaggctttaccacactgactaCATTCATAAGGTTTGTCTCCAGTATGAGtttttttatgcttttgaagTGTACACTTAtgtgaaaaggctttatcacattgatcaCATTtgaaaggtttctctccagtatgtattctttcaTGTCTATGGAGATCCCTGTAATAtaaaaaggctttatcacatttaCTACATCCATAgcgtttctctcctgtatgtctTCTTTTATGTACTTTGAGATTACTgtgttgtgaaaaggctttatcacattgattacatttgtatggtttctctcctgtatgtgttCTATTATGTATTTGGAGACGACTACGATGTGCataggctttaccacattgattacatttataaggtttctctccattatgagtttttttatgtgtttggagaCTACTGCgatgtgcaaaggctttatcacactgtttacattcataaggtttctctccagtatgagttaCTTCATGTCTTTGTAGACGACTCTGACAttcaaaggctttatcacatttattacatgcatagggtttctctccattatgccttcttttatgtatttgaagatgattgtgatatgcaaaggctttaacaCATTGAGTAATTTCAGcgagtttctctccagtatgattTCTTTCATTCCTGCCATGTCTTCTATAACTTTGACAATGTTTTTCAGTATTATGGTCTTCCCACCTATAGCCCACAGCTGTGAGGTGCCTgtaggtctccagcatcacatcttggTATAGATTCTTCTGGGAAGAatccagcaaagcccactcttccACACTGAAGTCCACATGTACATCGTCATAGGTCACTGCACCCATCTTGTGTCTCAAAAGGCAATCCTGACTTCACTGTCACAGCCTCATGCAAAGAACTCTCAGGATCTCCTCACTGTAGCTCTGACTCATCTCATGGTCTAAAAGGCGATCCAGGCTTCATCCTCACAGCTTCACAGCTTCATGTCATGACCTCTCATGATCTCCTCTTGAAGCTCTAACTCATGTTCTGACTTCCCAGCTGGACCATGCTCTCCCCTCAGTTTCCTGCAGCAGCACTTGCACAGCACAAAACTCAATAGTGCCAAATCCTCTTCAAAGTCAAGCCTGAAAccaaaaaattattcttaaatgccataggaaaagaacaaaacttgTACACGAACTGAGATCTAGcaatggagaagaagaaaatggtaAGTAGTTTGGGCATCAGAGATatcaatcctcttgtctctggccCTAGACTGTGATGTTAGCTAACAGAAAGCACAttcttttaactttcatttcattttttatatcaaTTTTACTACACATCACTACCTGAACAAGGTTGAAAAAACATGATCATAAGAACTATGTGCAAAGTAAGGTCAAGATTGTTTTCACATTCTGTAGCCAAGAGCAATACATAGTCTTTCAGTGTCACAGCTCACATTCAAATATGCCTCGAACTGTAAAACAAGTAGGAAGTCAAACTACAGAGGAAAGAGGACAGTTCAGTTCATAGAGTGTGTGGTTAGGGGCCTAGGTAGCAGAATgagatgaatgaaaagaaaatgaaaccaaagatGCACTCAGAAGCTCATGCTCAATTAGAAGCTTCATTCCAGGTAATTAGAGTTCATAGTGTTGAAAGGTATGAAACACACTactgaagaagaaaagtaatcatcaccCTCACACAGGTGTCGACCCTGTGAGCTATAAGAACAACCTGTATGCAAGATACACCCACTGactgtgcaatagtggcacaaactaTAGGAATAACCAATCACCTTTTAAATGGATTTAAGGCCAGCTCTACAAGATGGAACTTATACCTGACACACtaatgaggccaagaacctgagactagataggtgaGAGGCCTCAAGGGAAAATCTACTATAATTATTCTGCCAaatgaacatagaaataaaatgactcctaactaCATATTGTTATATCCATGGAGTATCACAT includes:
- the LOC114688149 gene encoding zinc finger protein 431-like, translated to MGAVTYDDVHVDFSVEEWALLDSSQKNLYQDVMLETYRHLTAVGYRWEDHNTEKHCQSYRRHGRNERNHTGEKLAEITQCVKAFAYHNHLQIHKRRHNGEKPYACNKCDKAFECQSRLQRHEVTHTGEKPYECKQCDKAFAHRSSLQTHKKTHNGEKPYKCNQCGKAYAHRSRLQIHNRTHTGEKPYKCNQCDKAFSQHSNLKVHKRRHTGEKRYGCSKCDKAFLYYRDLHRHERIHTGEKPFKCDQCDKAFSHKCTLQKHKKTHTGDKPYECSQCGKAFLCQKSLEIHKRTHSGEKPYECNECGKAFVCQRNLQRHKRTHTGEKPYECNECGKGFAHHNSLQEHKRTHTGEKPYKCIQCDKAFSQYSNLQKHKRTHTGEKPYKCNQCDKAFSRHAHLQAHKRTHTGEKPYECSQCGKLFAHQESLQLHKRTHTGEKPCECNECGKTFVCQKSLQIHKRTHTGEKPYECHQCGKAFAYNNSLQIHKRTHTGEKPHTCNQCDKAFTKYSYLQIHKRRHTGEKPYECNQCDKAFACRRSLQRHKRKHLEEIDAI